A segment of the Lolium perenne isolate Kyuss_39 chromosome 3, Kyuss_2.0, whole genome shotgun sequence genome:
GCGCGTACGTGGGGTTCTCCAACGATACTGGGCCCGAGAGGCGCGGGTACTACTACCGTCGAGGCCGCTTCGTGGTCGACGAGGAGGCGGTGGTGGCCGAGGGGCGCTGGGACCGGGATCGTGGCGTGCTCTGCCTCCGGGTGTGCCGGGTGGTGCGCTCGTCCTTGGCTCCATCTGTTCTGACGGTGCAAGAGCACGAGTGTGGGATCAGGATGAGCTTCTGGTTCCCGGCCGTGTGGACGATGCGGAGCCGGAGCCTCGTGTCTGGGAAGCTTTGGAAATCGACGGGCAACAACGATGATGCCGAACTTATGAGCGGTGCGATAACAGTGTCGAGCATCGACGACTCCGACAACCACAGAAGCAGTGACCTCTCAGATGTGAAGTACAGCTACAACGACACAATGCTTGAGGAGGCCAAGAAGCATTATCGTCTGAAAATAGAAAcggagaagatcaaggagtctCACTCCTTCCCGGGTAACTATACTTACCGTGACTTTGTGTTCGACTTCTACCAGCAGCAGGGCGACGGGCACGGACAAGCCTTCCCAGTCACACTTGGTTCGGCGATGGTGTCCGGCGATAGGCTGGCCGCCGACGATTCTTTCTCGCAGCTTGTTGAGGCGGAGCAGGATCCTCTGATGAGCGTGAGCTACGACATACACCACAATGCTCCACCTGACAACTGGGTGCGTCCTGGGAATGTGCTAAATTACTCAGTTCACCTCCAAGAACGGCGAATCCTAGCAGAGGGTGTCTATGATCCAAAGAGGGGCCTCCTGTTCATGATCGGTTGCCGAGAGCGCAACGGTTCGACCGATTGTCAGATACTTGTGACAGTGCAGTTTGCCTCCCTTGAAGCCAGGGGAGGGCACGGCAAAGGAGTATTCAACAGCCTCAGAGAGAAGACCGATCCTCTTTTCTTCGAGAAGATCGACATTACTCTGTATGGGATGTACTCCGACCAAGTGTCGGCGGAAATTTCGAGGATGGACCTGGAGAGCATCATGCTGGTGGCTTCCGCGACGCTGTCGTGCGTCTTCGCCGTCTTGCAGATCCTCCACACCAAGAAGAACCCCGAGGCGGCCGCGGGAacatccatcgccatgctcgccatCCTCGCATTGGGGTACCTCACTCCTCTCCTGCTCAACTTTGAGGCCATGTTCAAGAGCAGGAGGAGTCGGTACTTTGCCTACCCGATGGGCGGGTCGCTTGAGATGAACGAGGCGATGCTGAGAGCGCCTATTCTCGTCGCCTTCGTTCTGCAGCTGCGCCTCCTACAGCTGGCGTGGTCCGGCCGCCAGAGATCAGCCGACCAAACCATACCGTCGTCACCCGTCATCGTGTCGGAGAGGATTGTGCTGCAGATATGCCTACCGTTGTACCTGCTCGGAGGAATCCTGGCCGCGACCATCCACGTGATCAACGCCCATGCCGGAAGCGAGGACACACAAGTCATTCGGGTCGTTCGCGTCGGCGAAGAGCCAGCCACGATCTGGGACTGGGAGTACCTCGTGTCATACGCAGGACTGATACTAGACGGCTTCCTGCTCCCTCAGGTGATTCTGAACGCGTCCTTGGCAGCTTCAAGAGTTCGAGCGCTCTCGCCATGGTTTTACATAGGGTGCACCATGACCCGCGTGATGCCTCACGTGTATGATGTAGTCAGGGCCAAGATCTACGAGCCAAGCATAAACCCCTCCGACATATACGCCAGCCCTCGCAGCGACCTCTTCGGTGTTGCGTGGGACATCGTCATACCATGCGGAGCAGCATTGCTAGCCGTGTTGGTGTTCTTGCAGCAGCGGCTTGCAGGCGCCGCGTCGCTTCCATCTCAGAGGAGGAGATCAGGTGGATACGAGTTGGTCGCTACTCTTTAACCTCTAGGCTCTAACTTAAAACAGGGTCGTTCCTCTTCAGCAAATAAAATGTACCTCCACATATTGTATTGTTTCTGTAGAGAGGGATGCAACTCACAATGTATTGATTGGGTGTATATGgcgttacatatataggccacgtcctcgactatacaaggaaggaggcgggcccaataatcaatacaaagatatgtatcgctatacataactacagaagatacacatccggatatacaaggaTATATATCTCAACACCCCCCCGCAGTTGAAGCGTCGCCTGGTCGAACGCATAGACTGGACCGAAACTCTTCAAATGATGCCGTAGGGAGACCCTTGGTCATGATATCCGCAAATTGTTGGGAGGTGGGCACATGAAGTACTCGAATGTGTCCAAGGGCCACCTGTTcccgaacaaagtggatgtccagctcaatatgcttggtgcggcgatggtggaccgggttggcggagaggtagacggcGGAAACATTGTCGCAATAGACCACGGTGGCTTTGGCAACAGGACAGGAGAGCTCAACGAGGAGTTGCCGCAGCCAAGAGACCTCGGCAACCGCGTTAGCAACAGCCCGGTACTCCGCTTCGGCGCTGGAGCGAGAGACCGTGGGTTGTCGCTTAGACGACCAGGAGATGAGCGAAGGTCCGAAAGTAGACGCAGTAGCCAGACGTGGAGCGACGCGTGTCGGGGCAGCCTGCCCAATCGGCGCCCGAGTAGGCGACGATGTCCGTGGCGGTGGAggcgtggagggagaggccgaagtccatggtgccacgaatgtagcggaggatccgcttgaccgcagcccaatgaggatcccgcggagcatgcatgtgaaggcacacctgctggacagcatactgcagctcggggcgggtcaaggtgaggtactgcagggcaccgacgatggagcgataaaatgacgcatccgtggccaacgaaccatccgtggcggagagcttggacttcgtgtcgacaggcgtggccgcgggtttgcaattaagcataccggcgcggtccatgagctcgtgggcgtacttgcgctgatgaagtaagaagccgtcggtgcgacgtacgacctcgatgccgaggaagtagtgcaggggccccaagtccttgagggcaaactcagcgcgaagacgctcggtgatttgtcgcaggaggtccgtggagctggccgtcaagatgatgtcgtcgacgtagagcaGCAAGTACGCGGTGGTGGCACCATTGTGGTACACAAACAGCGAGGCATCAGAGCGGGTGGAGCGGAAGCCGAGTTGGTGAAGAAACGCtgcgatgcgctggtaccaggcgcgtggggcctgcttgagcccgtataatgagcgcgagagcaggcacacatggtcggggtgggcgctgtcgatgaaacccgtgggctgctggcagaagacctgctcctcgagatggccgtgaagaaaggcgttggagacgtccatctggtgcacgggccacgcacgggagaccgcgagctgaaggacggtgtggatcgtcccgggcttgacaaccggggcgaaggtgtcagtgaagtcgacgccggcacgctggcgaaagccacgaaccacccaccgcgccttgtgacggtcgacagtaccgtccggatggaacttgtgcttgaagacccacttcccGGTGATGATGTTGGCGTGAGGGGGTCGGGGAACAAGCGTCCATGTCTGGTTCCGCTGCAGGGCGTCGAACTCGTCCTGCATGGCCGCAAGCCACCGCGGGTCGCGGAGAGCAGCCCGGGCAGAGGCGGGCAGGGGCGATGGCGTGGATGCTGAAGGCGCGGAAGTCGACGCAGTGCAGACGTACTCGTCCGAGGGGTACCGTGTGCTCGGGACGCGAATCCCTGCACGGGCGCGCGTGAGGGGCCCCGTGGCCGGCGGCGGAGGTGGCGACGGCGGAGCCGGAGGCGAGGCGTCGCCCGGCGAGGACGGTGCGGCACCTGAGCTGAGGCTCGAGGGCGACACAAGTGGCGTCGAGGCGGATGAACCCGGCGAAGGGGCGTCGCCCGGCGAAGACGGCGCGGCGCCCGAGCtgaggctcgagggcgacgcaGGCAGCGTCGAGGCGGGCGTCGGCGCAGGTGTCGGCGCGGGTGTCGGCGTGGGGTCACCCGAGACATGGCTCGAGGGTGACCCAGAGGGTGGCGAGGCAGCGCCCGAGACAGAGCTCAAGGGCGCGGCGGAGAACGACGAGGCAGTGCCCGAGTCCGAGCTCGAGGGCACTGCAGCCGGCGGACCTGCAGGGGGTCGACGCCGGGGACCATCAGTAGTCGAAGGAGTGGCGACCACCTGTCTTTGTGCAAAAGGAAAGCAATGCTCATCAAAGTATACGTGCCGGGAAGTGATGACGCGGTGAGAAACCGGATCATAGCAGCGGTAGCCTTTGGTGTTAGCCGGGTAACCGAGGAAAACAAACGGAACGGAACGAGGGGCGAGTTTATGAGGAGTGGTGGCGGCGATACTAGGATAACAACGACAACTGAAAATCCGAAGACCGTCGTAGGATAGAGGGGAACCGTAAAGGAGGTGATGAGGTGCATAGTTCCAACGGGGACGACACGGACGAAGGTTGACAAGGAGGGTGGCGGTGGCTAAGGCGTCAGGCCAAAAGGTGGGGGGAACATGGCTGTGGAATAGGAGTGTGCGGACGCAGTCGTTGAGGGTGCGGAGGATACGCTCGGCACGGCCGTTTTGTTGGGACGTGTATGGACAGGTTAGACGGAAAATAGTGCCGTGAGAGGAGAGTAGGGTGCGGACGGCGACATTGTCAAACTCTTTTCCGTTGTCAGTTTGTAGGGCGTGGATGGGGCGACCGAACTGGGTGGAAACATAGGCGTAGAAGGCTGTGAGAGTGGTGGCGACATCGGACTTTTTACGGAGGGGAAACGTCCACACAAAATGAGaaaaatcatcaagaataactaggtaataaagaagaccagaattactcgggattggagaggtccatacatcactatgaaTTAACTCAAAAGGAATAGACGCAACAGTGGAAGACTGACTAAAAGGAAGACGAACGTGTTTACCAAGACGACACACTTCACAACTATGTGAAGACTGTTTAGTAGATGAAAACGAAAAACCCCTCATTATTTGGTGAAGCGTGTTGGCACTGGGATGTCCAAGACGAGCATGCCAAAGATCAACGCCTGCGGAGAGAGCACGAGGTGCGGCATCGGGGGTGGAAGGCGACATCACCGGATACAAATCGTCGGGGCTCTCACATCGATGGAGAACCATCCGGGTGCGGGCGTCCTTAACAGAAAAACCAAAAGCATCAAATTCAACAATCACAGAGTTGTCACGAGAAAGAGTTTTAACAGAGACTAAATTATGAATAAGCTGGGGAGACACAAGGACATTATTGAGAGACAGCGGTTTAGAAGTAGATGGAAAATTAGCAGAACCAATGTGAGAAATAGGAAGACCGGCGCCGTTACCGACAATGATGCGAGACTCGGTGGAAGTGGGAAAGGAATGGGAAAGGTTACCCGGGTGAGCGGCCATGTGAGACGAGGCGCCCGTGTCCATAAACCAGTTGCCGCCACCGGCGtaagagccaggtgcgggcgcggCGTGGTAGGCCGGGGCGTAGGACGGCGGCGTGGCGGTGAAGACCGGGGCgtagggcggtgtcgcggtaaagTGCACCTGGTGAGTCGGCGGGCGCGGTACCGGCATGTTGTAGGCGTGGATGAGCCCCGTCCATGGGTTGTAGGCGAAGGGGTTGATGTCGTTGGAGACCGACGACATGATGACGCGCGCGCGGGGGATGGCGACGGCGCGGGGTTggggagggaggcgcggcggcggctgcAGGTGCGGCGGCGACGCGGCGTGAGGAGGGGCACACGCAGCGGCGGCACAAGGGCGGCGACGCTAGGGTTGGAGGGTGGGGCGGCGCGCGCGGGGAGTAAGGGGcgcggcggctaggttaggaacggtaggtgtctgataccatgtagagaggGATGTAACTCACAATGTATTAATTGGGTGCATATGGCGTTAgatatataggccacgtcctcgactatacaaggaaggaggcgggcccaataataaatacaaagatatgtatcgctatacataactacagaagatacacatccggatatacaaggaTATATATCTCAACAGTTTCATGTCTCGTCCATATGCTCCTCCACATTTTGCTGGATAAGGATGCAATCGACGTTTTAAGAAGACATGAATGCACGCATAATCCTCACCAGTTGGCCATGTTGCGTGTATGCCATCTTCGCTGATTGGCCACCGCATCACTCGAGCAAGATATGCAGGATCTGTGCAATGACAATATTCTCATTTCTCTTTCCAAACCCACTTGCCACCAGCGTCAAATTTCAAGTTTCCACAAACCCAACCGCACATTTTATTAGCTCGGCTTATTTGGCATTGCCATACCGGGATGCTTCGGCTAAAAATTGTATACATTTGTTTTGGCACCAGCCTCACAACGGTAGGCAGCAGTGCCAATTTCCggcgattttttttaaataatacgaattttttatttAATTCTAGGAATAGCGCGCGATTTCAAAAAATTGCGAAAGTGTGACCTGGTCGGTCAGCTACTGACCGATCGGTCAGTAGCCGGCCGATTACAAGTCGGAAAGTAATTGGTCGATAGCTGACCAATTGGTTGGCCACCTACCGACCGATCGGCTGCCTACAGACCCACCCCTGCATGGATTTAGTTTAGGTTTATTACGAGGATATCTGCTGGCACTTCTCCCCATTATTTTCCCGCCATATCTTCTCCCGCTCCCGTTCACACCGCCGTATTTCCCTCCCGCCCTTTGCCGCCACCCTTCCCGCCACTTcttcccgccaccatctcccgccaaatttatcccgccacccttcccgccacttctttccgccaccatctcccgccaaATCGCGCGCTATTCCTGGAATTaaataaaaaattcgtattatttaaaaaaaattcgcggACGCCAGCTACctataagaattaaaataatatattattgtttagttcactggtagaaaaagaggctttagtcccggttcgcaactaccattagtcgcggttgcgcaaccgggatcaATTAAGCACGACTAAAGAccccctggccaaccgcgactaaagctccccCTGTCCACCAGCTGGGCACCGAGCGTGCTGGGCTCAGGTCTTTAGTCGTGGTTCGCCTCCCGACAACCCAACCCCGTCGTTGTAGTTGTAGAAACCTAGACTACTTGCTACCCGACGACCCAACCCCGTCGTTGCGTCCCTCCCTTGTCTGCTTCTCAGACGCCTGCCGTGCGGCCGCTAGGGCTtggtgacgagggatcacctcgccaatgcctacggattgtagacttgggtttcggagaagagcgacgatggaggttccgggagccgaagaaaataaatctacTGAGCCggggaagatatatccagagccgaagaaaataaatccactggtGTATTTGCGGTAACGGTGTAATGGCGCAGCCACGTGTGTTGGGTGAATTTGCTGTAATGATGTAATGGTGCAACCCCTAAGTATTCGCGTGTAACGGAAGTAAATAATAATTGAATCTTTAAAGAGGGACACTTAGCTTTTTTATCAGCTATGGCGAAGCCGACGTGAAAGGAGGTCGTGCGGTGGACACAGTCGATGTAGTTGCACGGCGCCTGGCCGAAAGTAGTCGATGCGGTGGACGCAGTCGATGATGAAGAGGACGCAATCGATGTAGTGGATCCGCGACGGGGAGCACCCGAGTGTGTTGATTCCGCGGTGTCGGATTCGTGACGGGCGAGCCCCTAGGTGCGACGAGTGCGCAATGGCGGGCGTGGTCGAACGAGCAGAGTAGTCGAAGCATTGTTTCAATCTACCCTTATatttcggtggaggatccctacgtgctgctagcaatctagtatatgatcacaagtatgtttacagggggcgctgtaggcggagctatgttttcTATCTGTCCTTTCcctatcgggtgccctggctggctttatatatgcaaccagcctagggttttacaagagtcctagtcgactacttcttcgggttgccttcttgggccttctccatattggccgagccaggtatactaataatgggtacccgaagggtatgcccatgacaccctctgctccgccgccttctcctccgggataggcgcatcagggtcatcggaagaCCATGAGATGTAGGAGTCGTCGTCCTCTGCGGCTGCGGCGGGCGCCACCCTGCGGCGTCCCATCTCGACATCGAACGCCGCGTGGGCCGCCTGCACatcctctgcttccttctccgctttAGCCAGGGTcttggcgtccctgaccgggtcgaggaggtcgtCGATGCTGTCatcgtcggagctcgaggccggggaaggtggaggtggaggcgcggccggcgctgctcatggtggcaaaggtggaggttgagcggcagcggtGCTACAGTGGAGATTGtgcagcggctagggtttagtgtgggaggagatgagatgcacgCCTCtgcttatataggtcggaggcagaaGACGCATCGAGGcggggtcactgccaagcggggcAACGAAacatccgccagacgcgagcggacactttgcgcgtccgtgcagcgtccgccgcgacgcatccgaggcgcatatttaggCCAGATATGCGTCGCCGCGGATGCCCCGGTCACTATGTGACGCCCCGCTAGAGGTGATACCAGACACATTTTTCGGCCCGTCGGACACAAACGCACGGCACGTCACCGCGTTGGAAGATGCCCTAATTAAAATAGCATCCATTCACCCTACTAGCTAAGCTAGGTAGAGCTAGCTAGCTGATTTAGTTGAGGAAAAAGGAAAATAGAATAGAATAGTGATGTACATGCATACAGCTAGCTGAAATTAGTAACCCTTGCATGTGTGCATGAAGGTGAAAGCTAATTAAAATGGAGAGTGGCTGCCCACTGCCCACGCGCCTCACTCTTATCTTTTGCAGAAAGCTGGGGTCCTAGCTGCTGCGCTGCCGCTGCACTGCACCACGTTAGCCGAACCGTTGTACAAATTAGAGGTGGTCGGTTGCTAGCTGGCCGATCGGCACCTAGCTGACCGATTTCACTGCGCAGGAGAACTACCTGGTCGACAGCTTAAATTGTCTCCGGTAGGCCGATCGGTCGACTGAAAACCGACCGAGTCACACATCTGAAAATGATTCAAAACGTGTGATATTTTCGGAAattataattttttttgtattattTAAAAACAATTCGCGCCAATTTCCCGTCCTGCATTTCGCATTGCTATTTTACCCAGGTTGTGGCTGCCAAGTTTCCTACCAGACCGAGTAATTTCCCTCAAATCAAGATGCTAAATCATGGCATTAAAGAGAGCCCCAAGGGCTGACCTTGGACACTTTGAAACCCAGGGACATGATTCTAAACTGTAATTGTAATATGAATCATTGGCCATTCTATCACTATCAAGCTTCGCCGACTACTTCATCTTCCAGCTGTCAGACACATGTAGCCACACAATGGCACAATCTCTCCTTCCATTTTCCACGATGAACAGGACATAAATGTAACTTGCAAGACAATACACGTAGGAAGTACGAAAAAAAGGGAGAAGGGGAACAGGACATATAGGAGGAGAACGAAACTTTGTTCCCATAAAGTGAAGAGGCCCGACAAATGTTTTGTTTCCAATGGAATCTGGAGAAACGGTTCCATACAAAAAAAATGGAGGAATGTGAAGACATGGCAAAGGGGGTTATTTCGAAATTTTGGGATAGGAGATATATGCTAGATAGACCAGAAATGTGCAGTGTTTCAACTGAAATAG
Coding sequences within it:
- the LOC127343330 gene encoding uncharacterized protein, whose product is MAPPSLNNLDSYHFCFLLLVSTSTISAALTASSYSSLCPSLKHASDSHTEDDDVLSLTRSFQISAGYFSGGADSLFSTGDDLYNRIYRSFSVFPHGASRTSDPALAHLTATLTIKGPHGEPYQGDRRSHNYHYDNYTIGRFRSRSISFFLDGYYSSASLQLCMVGTGTELAADGSLKLYKDIALRLHVPSPPTLTDPFVTGTLEGHADLGIIHLLAYAEGDDYKYGSEGVACDTPKQQTRGSLQALGSINSTWCAHLKEHLVTSYMLQEQSGAALLRRMHVNQVRCNTDGTVRAYVGFSNDTGPERRGYYYRRGRFVVDEEAVVAEGRWDRDRGVLCLRVCRVVRSSLAPSVLTVQEHECGIRMSFWFPAVWTMRSRSLVSGKLWKSTGNNDDAELMSGAITVSSIDDSDNHRSSDLSDVKYSYNDTMLEEAKKHYRLKIETEKIKESHSFPGNYTYRDFVFDFYQQQGDGHGQAFPVTLGSAMVSGDRLAADDSFSQLVEAEQDPLMSVSYDIHHNAPPDNWVRPGNVLNYSVHLQERRILAEGVYDPKRGLLFMIGCRERNGSTDCQILVTVQFASLEARGGHGKGVFNSLREKTDPLFFEKIDITLYGMYSDQVSAEISRMDLESIMLVASATLSCVFAVLQILHTKKNPEAAAGTSIAMLAILALGYLTPLLLNFEAMFKSRRSRYFAYPMGGSLEMNEAMLRAPILVAFVLQLRLLQLAWSGRQRSADQTIPSSPVIVSERIVLQICLPLYLLGGILAATIHVINAHAGSEDTQVIRVVRVGEEPATIWDWEYLVSYAGLILDGFLLPQVILNASLAASRVRALSPWFYIGCTMTRVMPHVYDVVRAKIYEPSINPSDIYASPRSDLFGVAWDIVIPCGAALLAVLVFLQQRLAGAASLPSQRRRSGGYELVATL